A window of Felis catus isolate Fca126 chromosome A3, F.catus_Fca126_mat1.0, whole genome shotgun sequence genomic DNA:
ACTTCCCTGAGCCTCTTTACTCCTTTGTAAGATAGgttgataacagctgccttgcagAGCTGTTGCAAACAGGGGCGAGTTTAAGTGAAACAAACAGTCAGTCCTGGGGAAGCGGTGGGCCAGACCTGTGTCTGCCTCCCCAACGGGTGAACCCACCAGAGGGCGTCTGGGTCAGCCTTggaccctgcccccctccccatccccttcaGGCCTGGTTCCTGAAGCTTCTTAGGGATCATGGAAGTACTTCCTTCAAGTAGGAAAAGCATTCTTTGTGTGTTGGCGGGAGGGACGCACTCACCATCTGGGCCTGTGTGGATGTCTATGCAGTCACCTGTGTGCCAGGGGGTGAGGGGACTTTGCGTCACAGGTGTGGTGTGtgcttgtgtatatgtgtatgtgggcAGTCCTGCCCTCTCTGCCTTTGGGGTCACCCTGCACGTTGAATGTGGTCCTTTCCTTATATCCTCAGCAAATTCACCCTCACTAATCACTATCTGAAGGGACAGCAGGAGTCTGGGACCTGTGGGGCTAAGCtgccactctgggcctcagtttcccatttaTAAGCCGAGAGAGGCTGAACCAGAGAGGGCAAAGTGCCTCTCTAATTTGCATAGTCTAGGATTCTCATGCACCTCCTCACTCCCAGCCCAGGTCTGCATCTGTCCTTAATATCGCCTGCTGTGCCCTTGCATTGAACACACCTTAGctggcatggggggtgggggggtggggacatggTAGTGGGGGTTCCAAGCTCTGCTTAGAGGCTCCGTCCCCTCAGCCCACAGAACTGCCTACTTCTCTGCTCCcacactcccccaccccatccaggaCTGGCTGCCCCAGCTAGAGAGGAGGGGCCACGGGCAAGTGGTCCCATGGGCACCCAGGATACGCAGGAATGGACTGCAGGTCCTAGGGAGTTGTCAGATCTGAGGCAAAACAAGTCAGCTGGAAAACTGACATCCCAAGGAGCTACATCTGCAGGGCGGCTGAGAGCCAAGATTTATGTCATGTCCCCAGAGCTAATTTTTTTCCAGCTGGAAACCAGTTGGCAGTTGAAATGTCTCAAGGGTTGTGAGGACAATTTCCTCTGGGGAAGACGGCTGTGGACCAAGGTGGATGGGGCATAGAACTCCTATAAATCCCAGAGATCTAGAACTGGAGTACCCATTCCTAGAATATTCCACTCACATGGGATTctagagccccctcccccaccaccttgGCAGGAGCCAGAATCCCCCAGAGCAGAGTAGCAGGGCTCCAGTGCCCTCACCCTCATCACAGAATCCAGATCAGAATGACTCCTTAGGACATTTTATCAGCTAAGTGCTTGAAAACTTAATCCAGAATTAAGAATGTCTCTCTAGACAATTCCCCTGCTAAGTGTGCTAGGACCTCACCAGACAGAGTATCTGTTGTATTCAAGACTTTTATCTAGAAGAAATGTTCTAGATACTCATCTAGAACAAACAATGGCTCCTTGAAACGTTTCACCTGAGGTTTCTGGAACCTCATCCATAACAGAGCCCATAACAAAGGGTGTCTCCTGATGACTTCACCTTGGAAACATTCTCTATGCTGTGCATTGAgggttcccctccccccaacctgcTATCCCTTCATGCTTCTGCTGGCTTGGACCCCCTCAGTTGTCTCGGGGTTCTTCTTCCtgtcagcccccaccccagctccctcctttAAGCCCCCTTTTGTCCAGGCTCCGGACCTCAGACCCCACAGGAGCTACACCAGCCTTGTCCACCAGACGTTCAACCTTCCCTCACATCTTCCACGGCCTCCTCCGTCCTGCTCAGAGATCTCCTCTCTCCAGAGAAGTAGCCCACCCCCAACACCCCCTGAGGAGCACAGGGCCTAGGTCACGGACCCCAGACGGTGCCCTTTCTCTGGCAGGTCCACCAGGAGCGACATGTGGGTGACtccaggcaggggagaggctgtgGTGCCCCTGGCACCCGACGTGGCACGGAGGCCTCCTTGGAAGCGGGGCAGCTAATGAGGAGTGTAGCACCAGTTGATTCCCTGGGCCCCGGTTCAGGGGAGTTTAGGAGATGGGCCACAGGGCTGCAAACAGGCCTAGGGCTGGGGCCTCCACaaggctgccccctccccagaaaGAACCCATGGTTCTTTCTCCATAAAGGTCAGGGCCACTCTACACTTGGACCAACAGATCCACACCCCTGTAGCTGGGTGGCCCTGAAATTCCAGGCTCAACACTGTGGTCGATGTGGGGTCGGCCAAGCCTGTCCCTCTTCGTGGGGGAGACTGTGGCTTACACCGAGGTCTCATACTCCAGCAACTCCTGGGAGGTCCCCACGCTCCGGTACTGCAACCGGGGAGTGGCAGGAGACGAATACTCCAGCGCCAGAATAGTCTTCCGGAGCCGGCGGTCAATAAAATGAGCATCCCATGCAGGGTACTTCTTACGGGGCAGGTCGATCCGAATGACAGGCCCCTCTGTCCGCAAGGTACGGGGCACGGGTGTGGGAGGCAAGCCAGGCCGCACCTGGAAGACAGGAGGCGTGGGGGTCCCTGCACGCTCGCCCCCCGCGGAGGCCCCATCCCGCTCAGTGCCTGTAGTCCTCGGCAGGGACCTTGGGGGGCTTGTGACAGCGTCGGCCGGTGGGCCACAGGGTCCTGGGGCCTCAGGGCAGATGCAGCCAGGCATCTGGGGACCCAGCATGGGCCCGTTGGGGTGCAGGAGGCAGTAGTAGACACACATGAAGAATATGCCCAGCGCGAAGCTGGAGGCCACCACGCAGACCAGGATGAGCGAGTGGAAGTCGGTGGAGAAGTTGCGGCTGGAGTACCAGAAGCCAGTGAGCGCAGCGTTCTCAAGCAGGACGATGCAGTAGTAGAGGGTCatgcggcggcggctgcggcccTCCTTGACATTGAACCAGCAGAAGATGTAGATGATGCCCACCACCATGTTGTAGATGATCTCCTCCCACTTGGACATGCAGAAGTCCGTCTCGCCCTGGATGACCCAGAAGGTCATGACGCACCAGTGGGCTACGATAAAGATGCCGAAGTAGAGCTTGTAGACGCTGGCAAACAGAGCGAAGGCCAGACTGCGAGCGGCGATGGTGAACAGGTGCCACAGCACCTGGGCCACAGCGCCCTTGTAGGACAGTGGCCGCTTGTCGTCCCGTGAGTCCCGCAGCACCTTCTGGTAGGAGGCCAGCGTCCAGGCCAGGGACACGAGCGAGGCGGAGGTGGACAGGGCTGCAGAGACAGGGTGAGGGCAGGGCGGGCTGGGTTAGGGGTGGGTCCGGgttggggtgtggggagaggggggagggttCTGGGTCAGGAGCTGGGTTCTGAGGAGCTGTGAGGGGAAGG
This region includes:
- the XKR7 gene encoding XK-related protein 7, yielding MAAKSDGAAAAAGPGPEGAAGGARGGAGGRGEAAAAVAGGPGVTGAGGSGPRYELRDCCWVLCALLVFFSDGATDLWLAASYYLQGQRTYFGLTLLFVLLPSLVVQLLSFRWFVYDYSEPAGAPGPAVSTKDSGTGGPSISTKDSAAAFRTKEGSPQLGPGPAPSSASAYRRRCCRLCVWLLQTLVHLLQLGQVWRYLRAMYLGLQSRWRGERLRRHFYWRMLFESADVSMLRLLETFLRSAPQLVLQLSLLVHRGGEPDLLPALSTSASLVSLAWTLASYQKVLRDSRDDKRPLSYKGAVAQVLWHLFTIAARSLAFALFASVYKLYFGIFIVAHWCVMTFWVIQGETDFCMSKWEEIIYNMVVGIIYIFCWFNVKEGRSRRRMTLYYCIVLLENAALTGFWYSSRNFSTDFHSLILVCVVASSFALGIFFMCVYYCLLHPNGPMLGPQMPGCICPEAPGPCGPPADAVTSPPRSLPRTTGTERDGASAGGERAGTPTPPVFQVRPGLPPTPVPRTLRTEGPVIRIDLPRKKYPAWDAHFIDRRLRKTILALEYSSPATPRLQYRSVGTSQELLEYETSV